In Candidatus Bathyarchaeota archaeon, a genomic segment contains:
- a CDS encoding ORC1-type DNA replication protein, whose translation MADYGEDFIGQILLRPTVFKNEAPLSIDYIPSRLPHREDELTFLAHLFRSILETPGSMGHRVIITGPVGVGKTVIAQKFGMDITRVAKQKRIRLHYIHVNCRECKGSLFAVLMKVMEKLKEHFPRRGFSSEELLKNIMSILDEKGIFLILALDELEALLEIDHSALYLLTRIQEERATEPVRVSLICMLREPKYLGLLDRSAASTLQQNFIKLDPYSSSELLTILKDRVDLAFKEGSVNEDTLEIAADIASISGDARYAIELLWRAGKYADSEGSVKVKPEHVRKAAGALYSTLRNEYLTNLTINEKLLLLALARSLEESNVAYLSMGDLERTYMIVCEEYNYPPRSHTQIWKHVRLLSATGLVSTKFSGKGSRGRTTMIGLTSTPASSMVKCMEAALEALSSKSRHK comes from the coding sequence CTGGCTGATTACGGGGAGGACTTTATAGGACAAATCCTACTCAGACCAACGGTCTTTAAAAACGAGGCCCCACTATCTATCGATTACATTCCCTCAAGACTCCCACATAGGGAGGATGAACTAACATTCCTAGCTCATCTTTTCAGGTCTATACTGGAGACACCTGGATCCATGGGCCATAGGGTCATAATAACGGGTCCTGTAGGCGTTGGCAAGACGGTTATCGCCCAGAAGTTCGGTATGGACATAACAAGAGTTGCAAAGCAGAAGAGGATAAGGTTACATTACATACATGTAAACTGCCGCGAATGTAAGGGAAGTCTATTTGCAGTTTTGATGAAGGTGATGGAGAAACTCAAGGAGCATTTTCCTAGAAGAGGTTTCTCGTCTGAGGAATTGTTGAAAAACATAATGAGTATCCTAGATGAGAAGGGCATATTCCTCATACTGGCTTTGGATGAGCTTGAGGCCCTACTCGAGATAGACCATTCAGCACTGTACCTTCTAACAAGGATACAGGAGGAGCGGGCCACCGAGCCTGTGAGGGTCTCCCTGATATGTATGTTGAGGGAGCCGAAATATCTGGGGCTTCTTGATAGGAGCGCGGCTAGCACTCTCCAACAGAACTTCATAAAATTAGACCCATACTCTTCAAGTGAACTGCTCACCATCCTAAAGGACAGGGTTGATTTGGCGTTCAAGGAAGGCTCTGTGAACGAGGATACATTGGAGATCGCTGCAGACATAGCCTCAATAAGCGGTGACGCTAGGTACGCCATAGAACTTCTTTGGAGGGCTGGCAAATACGCTGACTCCGAAGGGAGCGTAAAGGTTAAACCTGAACATGTCAGGAAGGCAGCTGGGGCGTTATACTCAACTCTGAGAAATGAGTATCTGACCAACCTTACAATCAACGAGAAGTTGCTACTCCTAGCTTTAGCGAGGTCTCTTGAAGAGAGTAATGTAGCTTACTTAAGCATGGGCGACCTAGAGAGAACATACATGATCGTATGTGAAGAGTATAATTATCCTCCTAGAAGCCACACCCAGATATGGAAGCATGTAAGGCTCCTGAGCGCAACAGGGTTGGTCTCGACCAAATTCTCAGGTAAAGGCTCTAGGGGGAGGACGACAATGATAGGTTTAACATCCACCCCAGCCTCCTCGATGGTGAAATGTATGGAGGCCGCGTTGGAGGCCCTCT